Within Paenibacillus albicereus, the genomic segment CCTCGTCAACAACGCCGGCATCTCGGCGCGCACGACGATCGGCAACCTGGACCTGACGGAGTGGCAGCGCGTGCTGGACATCAATCTGACCGGCTGCGTCGTCGGCATGAAGGCGGTCATTCCGGAAATGCAGAAGGTCGGCGCCGGCTCCATCATCAATATCTCCTCTATCGGAGGCATCGTCGGCATGGCCGGCTCCAGCGCCTACACGGCGGCCAAGGGCGGCCTGCGCACGCTCACCAAAGCCGCCGCCGTCGAATACGCCAAGCAGAGCATCCGGGTCAACTCGGTGCATCCCGGCATCATCGTCACGCCGATGACCGAGCCGTCGATGAAGGACGCCATGCCGTATTACCAGACGTTCACCAAGCTGCCGTACTTCGGCAAGCCGGAGGATGTCGCGTACGGCGTGCTGTTCCTCGCTTCGGACGAGTCCCGCTTCATGACCGGCTCCGAGCTCGTCATCGACGGGGGCTGGACGGCGCTGTAATCCTTAGGCGGGGAATGACTCCCCAAATGTGACGCGGAGCGCGTCAGGTCCATGTGCTCGAGCAAGTCTAAAAAGCCGTTTCTTTCCGTCCGTGCGGAAATGAAACGGCTTTTTTGCGCCGCGGCTCGCTGCCGCC encodes:
- a CDS encoding glucose 1-dehydrogenase; this encodes MGRLTGKTAIITGAATGMGAEEARLFAREGAQVVLTDVNLEAMNQVTEEIKAAGGEALALKHNVASEEEWTNVVEETVARFGKVDILVNNAGISARTTIGNLDLTEWQRVLDINLTGCVVGMKAVIPEMQKVGAGSIINISSIGGIVGMAGSSAYTAAKGGLRTLTKAAAVEYAKQSIRVNSVHPGIIVTPMTEPSMKDAMPYYQTFTKLPYFGKPEDVAYGVLFLASDESRFMTGSELVIDGGWTAL